One genomic region from Cydia amplana chromosome Z, ilCydAmpl1.1, whole genome shotgun sequence encodes:
- the LOC134661433 gene encoding diuretic hormone 45 isoform X1, with protein MMWWAIWCAAVVAGAAAAPAADALAPLALDLQQIDSLTPDDESMSYAGPAGRYAASAPLVYLLPDMPRDAQRAIGSGERRSRPKRKMPSLSINNPMEVLRQRLMLEVARKQMREASQRQAVANRLFLQNVGKRGFWANSGPAPYDN; from the exons ATGTGGTGGGCAATATGGTGCGCTGCAGTGGTGGCCGGAGCCGCAGCCGCGCCAGCCGCCGACGCGCTAGCGCCCCTCGCGCTCGACCTGCAACAGATCGATTCCCTCACACCTGACGAT GAGAGCATGAGCTACGCGGGGCCGGCAGGTCGCTACGCTGCGTCCGCGCCGCTGGTCTACCTACTGCCCGACATGCCCCGCGACGCGCAG AGGGCGATCGGCAGTGGTGAGCGGCGCTCGCGACCAAAGCGCAAGATGCCGTCACTGTCCATCAACAACCCGATGGAAGTGTTGCGGCAGCGGCTTATGCTGGAGGTGGCCCGCAAGCAGATGCGCGAAGCCAGCCAGCGGCAGGCCGTCGCCAACCGACTCTTCCTGCAGAATGTCGGAAAACGCG GATTTTGGGCGAACTCTGGTCCGGCTCCGTACGACAACTAG
- the LOC134661433 gene encoding diuretic hormone 41 isoform X2: MMWWAIWCAAVVAGAAAAPAADALAPLALDLQQIDSLTPDDESMSYAGPAGRYAASAPLVYLLPDMPRDAQVRSVRARRDFSVNPAVDLLTDAYSDKARRQHLTRTNRELLKCIGKRDPWSGPEDCFKKTFGK, from the exons ATGTGGTGGGCAATATGGTGCGCTGCAGTGGTGGCCGGAGCCGCAGCCGCGCCAGCCGCCGACGCGCTAGCGCCCCTCGCGCTCGACCTGCAACAGATCGATTCCCTCACACCTGACGAT GAGAGCATGAGCTACGCGGGGCCGGCAGGTCGCTACGCTGCGTCCGCGCCGCTGGTCTACCTACTGCCCGACATGCCCCGCGACGCGCAG GTGAGAagtgtgcgcgcgcgccgcgactTCTCCGTGAACCCGGCCGTGGACCTCCTGACCGACGCCTACTCCGACAAGGCGCGGCGCCAACACCTCACGCGCACCAACAGGGAACTCCTTAAATGCATAGGCAAGCGAG ACCCCTGGAGTGGTCCTGAAGATTGCTTTAAGAAAACGTTCGGAAAGTAA